GCCCTCAATGCTGCGGAGGCGCAGCTGGCGGGTTGCGGACGCGTGCTGCTGCGCTACTCGGGAACCGAGCCGAAAGCGCGTCTTTTGTTGGAAGGCCCTGACCAGGGCCAGCTTCTGCGGCTTGCGGACACGCTGGAAGCCGCGTTGCGCTCCAGCCTTGGGGCATGAAGGCCCTCGTAACCGGAACGGACACAAACGTCGGGAAAACCTACGTGACTGCAGGCCTGACCCGCACGGGCCGCCGCGCCGGACACGACGTCATTGCGGCCAAGCCGTTTTGCACCGGGCCGGCCACGGATGTGGCCGCTTTACATGCCGCCAACGAGACCTGCGAGCCTGAGCATGCCATCAATCCGGCCTGGTTCCATACTCCCCTCGCCCCGTTTGCCGCCGCAATGATCGAGGATCGGCACATCGACCTGGGGCGGGTGCACGAGGTGCTGAGGGAACTCGCGTCGCGTCATGATCACCTCCTCGTCGAAGGCGCCGGCGGCCTCGCGGTGCCTATCCTTCGTGACTACGATTTCCGGGACTTGGCGGAAGACCTGGAGCTTGAAGTCGTTCTCGTGGCGGCAAACCGGCTCGGCGTCATGAACCATGTGCGCCTGACCCTGGAAGCCTTAAATCATCGCCGCCTCCATTGCCGGGCGGTGGTGCTCAACGCGG
The Verrucomicrobiota bacterium genome window above contains:
- the bioD gene encoding dethiobiotin synthase, producing the protein MKALVTGTDTNVGKTYVTAGLTRTGRRAGHDVIAAKPFCTGPATDVAALHAANETCEPEHAINPAWFHTPLAPFAAAMIEDRHIDLGRVHEVLRELASRHDHLLVEGAGGLAVPILRDYDFRDLAEDLELEVVLVAANRLGVMNHVRLTLEALNHRRLHCRAVVLNAVSAPAPEPDLAESTNPAILEQLIDVPLFQVAHGQTDFSALVNHLLAG